In Chloroflexota bacterium, one genomic interval encodes:
- a CDS encoding redoxin domain-containing protein produces the protein METIIPFYLSYVALWVLVVFQSLILFGLVRMVTELQQTRAVAGMSEGQEAPKFSATSLSGASINSSDFVGRLTALLFVSPNCSACEEALTSIGYLRHKTNQGNVIVICESVREECTRLVEKYKLNVPVIADADSRISRLHKISSVPTAIIIDQNNRIKSYGQIKQPEELTEVFPKKEEAHLRVAG, from the coding sequence ATGGAAACAATTATCCCCTTTTACCTCTCCTATGTGGCTCTGTGGGTACTCGTGGTGTTCCAGAGCCTGATCTTGTTTGGCTTGGTGCGGATGGTAACGGAACTCCAGCAAACTCGAGCAGTGGCTGGCATGTCTGAAGGCCAGGAGGCGCCGAAGTTCAGTGCTACGAGCCTCTCGGGTGCTTCGATCAACAGTTCAGACTTTGTAGGCCGGCTAACTGCTCTTCTGTTTGTTTCACCTAACTGTTCCGCCTGTGAGGAGGCGCTCACCAGTATAGGCTATCTGCGACACAAAACTAATCAGGGCAACGTGATTGTCATCTGTGAGTCGGTGCGCGAGGAATGTACCCGACTGGTTGAGAAATATAAGCTCAATGTGCCCGTGATCGCAGACGCGGATAGTCGTATTAGCCGCCTCCACAAAATATCGTCCGTTCCGACGGCTATCATCATCGATCAGAACAATCGCATCAAGTCCTATGGCCAGATCAAGCAACCCGAGGAATTAACCGAAGTGTTTCCCAAAAAGGAAGAAGCGCACCTTCGGGTCGCAGGTTAG
- a CDS encoding GAF domain-containing protein yields the protein MIALQQRRPSSLSVRPIDAEGGNVTLERSFTEQWRELTELQTHWRVITRAITIALHDFGQLDAFVEQLAALIHEELRYDHFGIGLVDADSRMVYRGGYGLPEEGKNRFALAPGEGIVGWVFQHGQALLVRDVREDPRYFKARGNTRSELCVPFFLHGQVLGVINAESDRPGAFSARDVELLTALTGVLALLLQDLMRREGAAPIMQELTEQEQVVLRLLAHGQDDRHIARELHISLNTVRTHLRAIFQKLQVNSRAQAIVWVHKHGLFCGDEP from the coding sequence CCATCGAGCCTGAGCGTACGCCCCATTGATGCGGAAGGAGGGAACGTGACACTTGAGCGGAGTTTCACTGAGCAATGGAGAGAACTGACCGAACTGCAAACGCACTGGCGCGTCATCACGCGCGCGATAACCATCGCACTGCATGACTTTGGGCAGCTTGACGCATTTGTCGAGCAACTCGCCGCCCTCATCCACGAGGAGTTACGCTACGACCATTTTGGCATCGGGTTGGTGGATGCGGATAGTCGTATGGTGTACAGGGGAGGCTATGGTCTGCCTGAAGAAGGGAAGAACCGGTTCGCGCTGGCGCCCGGCGAGGGCATCGTTGGCTGGGTCTTTCAGCACGGTCAGGCGCTGCTCGTCCGCGATGTGCGCGAAGACCCGCGCTACTTCAAAGCGCGCGGCAACACGCGGTCCGAACTGTGCGTGCCGTTTTTTCTGCATGGCCAGGTACTCGGCGTCATCAATGCGGAGAGCGACCGCCCCGGCGCGTTCAGCGCGCGCGATGTGGAACTGCTGACGGCGCTGACCGGCGTCCTGGCACTGCTGCTACAGGATTTGATGCGGCGCGAGGGTGCGGCGCCGATCATGCAGGAACTTACTGAACAGGAGCAGGTGGTGCTGCGCCTGCTCGCACACGGGCAAGACGACCGACACATCGCCAGGGAGTTGCATATCAGCCTGAATACGGTGCGAACCCATCTCCGGGCTATCTTCCAGAAACTGCAAGTCAACTCGCGGGCGCAAGCAATCGTATGGGTGCATAAACACGGGCTTTTCTGTGGCGATGAGCCATAA